One segment of Deltaproteobacteria bacterium DNA contains the following:
- the greA gene encoding transcription elongation factor GreA — translation MDRTPITKEGLERLRLELTRLERVERPSVIKAIAEARSHGDLSENAEYHAAKERQSFIEGRIGELHSKLATSEIIDCTNLPEDRIVFGTTVVLNDLKTDDEFKIRLVGPDESDADNGDISVLSPLGRALIGKEPGDEIQVKTPGGIRQLEVIDINV, via the coding sequence ATGGATCGGACACCGATTACCAAAGAAGGGTTGGAGAGACTTCGGCTGGAATTAACACGACTGGAAAGGGTGGAACGCCCATCGGTCATAAAAGCTATTGCGGAGGCCCGGTCCCACGGCGATCTTTCGGAGAATGCCGAATACCATGCAGCCAAGGAACGCCAATCTTTTATCGAAGGCCGGATAGGGGAACTCCATTCCAAACTGGCCACTTCCGAAATCATCGACTGCACCAACTTACCCGAGGACCGGATCGTCTTCGGGACCACCGTCGTTTTAAACGACCTGAAAACCGACGATGAATTTAAAATCCGCCTGGTCGGCCCCGATGAATCGGATGCCGACAACGGGGACATTTCCGTCCTTTCCCCTCTCGGCCGGGCCTTAATCGGGAAAGAACCGGGCGATGAGATTCAAGTCAAGACCCCGGGCGGAATACGCCAACTGGAAGTCATCGATATCAACGTATGA
- a CDS encoding SPASM domain-containing protein, producing the protein MVKNFIDWRAERTPYPQNLIIDIHSFCNARCRICPYPGLKDKLPMGKMAESLFRRLIDEFSEVKARYPIRGHVIFCNMGEAFIDPELFWKLDYVRAAGLKMVLQTNAALLSPEKTDRLLESGFDGPIYISFHGITQSVYENIMGLPYEKTLANIRYLTGKYSKVNIRSYVFKWPLGEVRKVKKYWQEQGVPVAIGLPNSRANLVAATGGWLLKYPGPWLKGCKKGEPLRDMVISFDGQAVLCCEDMGRRVNLGNVTHQSLLEVWNGPQAQKVLDYLYGGSWGKKDGFLCRGCQFGLSTPFRRLMKNLDNEWHRATRTLF; encoded by the coding sequence ATGGTCAAGAATTTTATTGATTGGCGGGCCGAGCGCACCCCCTATCCCCAGAATCTTATTATCGACATCCATTCCTTTTGCAATGCCCGCTGCCGTATCTGTCCCTATCCCGGCCTTAAAGACAAATTGCCCATGGGCAAGATGGCGGAAAGCCTCTTCCGCCGTTTGATAGACGAATTTTCTGAGGTCAAGGCCCGGTACCCCATCCGCGGCCATGTGATATTCTGTAATATGGGTGAGGCCTTCATCGATCCGGAACTCTTTTGGAAACTGGATTATGTCCGGGCGGCCGGGTTAAAGATGGTTCTTCAAACCAATGCCGCCTTACTCAGCCCTGAAAAAACCGACCGTCTCCTGGAAAGCGGCTTTGACGGCCCCATCTATATCAGCTTTCACGGGATCACTCAATCGGTCTATGAAAATATTATGGGTCTGCCTTACGAAAAGACCCTGGCCAACATCCGCTATCTGACCGGCAAATATTCGAAGGTTAATATCCGGTCTTATGTCTTTAAGTGGCCTTTGGGCGAAGTCCGCAAGGTCAAAAAGTACTGGCAGGAACAGGGGGTCCCGGTAGCCATCGGCCTTCCCAACTCCCGGGCCAATCTGGTGGCCGCAACCGGGGGCTGGCTTCTCAAATATCCCGGGCCCTGGCTGAAGGGCTGCAAAAAGGGGGAACCCCTGCGGGACATGGTGATTTCCTTCGACGGTCAGGCCGTGCTTTGCTGCGAAGATATGGGCCGGAGGGTTAATTTGGGCAACGTCACCCATCAATCGCTGTTAGAGGTCTGGAACGGCCCCCAGGCCCAAAAGGTGCTCGATTATTTATATGGAGGCAGTTGGGGGAAAAAAGACGGATTCCTCTGCCGGGGCTGCCAGTTCGGCCTGTCCACCCCATTCAGACGATTGATGAAGAACCTGGATAATGAGTGGCACCGGGCCACCCGAACCCTCTTCTGA